One genomic region from Melioribacteraceae bacterium encodes:
- a CDS encoding TolC family protein: protein MKKLILIIFIAVTLNAQERSLNLEESLRIGMTNSKELKISRSKLNYTDSKITEIRSQFLPQFKLTGNYTRLSDNIPPFEVSMPFAPLPIRISDPIINIYSVRFGFSQPIFTGFRLSSLKNSADLNLRASEYDYSKDEIEKAFNVFTAFWNFYKTGEIKKAIKQNLDQMEKHLRDTKVFYDNGLVSTNDLLKLEVQRSNTKLMLLEAENNFNLARIMFNKAVGLELTANTSVTVDEKILEESDFELAEISAEAFASRNELKSLSKRIEASEKGISAAKSYWLPSVYLNGNYYYSNPNPRFQPARNKFDSNWDLSVSLNWDVWNWGFTSSQVLQAEETKIQLEITLEQIKESIQAEVYSNYLTFLKSSEKLNLSRLMLTQAKENYRVTVEKYNVQLATSTELIDAETLKLQAETNLKTSEVDYQIAKVSLEKSIGRPIPK from the coding sequence ATGAAAAAACTGATACTGATAATCTTTATTGCGGTAACTCTTAACGCACAGGAAAGGTCGTTAAACCTTGAGGAAAGCTTGCGTATCGGGATGACAAACAGCAAGGAACTGAAAATATCCCGGTCAAAACTTAATTACACCGATTCAAAAATAACAGAAATTAGAAGTCAATTTCTTCCGCAATTCAAACTTACCGGAAACTATACGCGATTAAGCGATAACATTCCCCCGTTTGAGGTTAGCATGCCTTTTGCACCGCTGCCTATACGAATCTCTGATCCGATAATTAATATTTACTCGGTACGGTTTGGATTCAGTCAACCGATCTTTACCGGATTCAGGTTATCATCTTTGAAGAATTCTGCCGACCTGAATCTTCGTGCTTCGGAATACGACTACTCAAAGGACGAAATTGAAAAAGCTTTTAATGTTTTTACCGCTTTCTGGAATTTTTATAAAACCGGCGAAATAAAGAAAGCTATAAAACAAAATCTTGATCAGATGGAGAAACACCTGCGCGACACAAAAGTTTTTTACGATAACGGTCTTGTATCAACAAACGATCTTCTTAAACTTGAGGTGCAGCGTTCTAATACGAAACTGATGCTTCTCGAAGCCGAAAACAATTTTAATCTTGCACGCATTATGTTCAATAAAGCCGTAGGACTTGAATTAACGGCGAATACCAGCGTTACGGTTGATGAAAAAATATTAGAGGAATCAGACTTTGAACTTGCGGAGATTTCCGCCGAAGCCTTTGCCAGCCGAAATGAATTGAAGTCACTTTCAAAAAGAATTGAAGCAAGCGAAAAAGGAATCAGCGCAGCAAAATCATACTGGCTTCCCTCGGTTTATCTTAACGGGAATTATTACTACAGCAATCCGAATCCAAGATTTCAGCCGGCAAGAAACAAGTTTGATTCAAACTGGGATCTAAGTGTCAGCCTGAACTGGGATGTATGGAATTGGGGATTTACTTCATCTCAGGTATTGCAGGCCGAGGAAACAAAAATACAGCTTGAAATAACACTCGAACAGATTAAAGAGAGTATTCAGGCAGAAGTTTATTCAAACTATTTGACATTCTTAAAAAGCAGTGAAAAACTAAATCTTAGCCGGCTGATGCTTACCCAGGCAAAGGAAAATTACAGGGTTACTGTTGAAAAATATAATGTCCAGCTTGCTACCAGCACCGAACTGATTGATGCGGAGACTCTTAAACTTCAAGCCGAAACCAATCTTAAAACCTCCGAAGTTGATTATCAAATCGCAAAAGTTAGTCTTGAGAAGTCTATAGGAAGACCTATTCCAAAATGA
- a CDS encoding ABC transporter ATP-binding protein, producing the protein MEAAIKIDSLSKSFGNISAVKNVSYYIKEGEMFGLVGPDGSGKTTTIRILVGLLNPDSGFVEVLGRDLKSSKKSIKNEIGYLSQKFSLYGDLTVDENIEFFADIHGVRNFADRRNELLEFTRLTPFRDRLADKLSGGMKQKLALACTLIHRPKIIFLDEPTTGVDPVSRRDFWKILSNLLKERITIFMSTPYLDEAERCNTIAMMNKGEIISFDTPAGIKDSMDMQILEIVCTPARTAYNLIKANSGFEVQMFGDRLNVVVKNPTSDYEIIKKIFAEHSIIDVDRRVVSPSLENVFISRMSG; encoded by the coding sequence ATGGAAGCGGCAATAAAAATAGATTCGTTGAGTAAAAGCTTTGGAAATATTTCTGCGGTTAAGAATGTAAGCTATTATATAAAAGAAGGAGAAATGTTCGGGCTTGTAGGACCGGACGGCTCGGGTAAAACAACTACTATTAGAATCCTTGTAGGACTTCTTAATCCCGACAGCGGATTTGTTGAGGTTCTTGGCCGTGACCTTAAATCCTCAAAAAAAAGTATAAAAAACGAAATCGGTTATCTATCTCAAAAATTTTCTCTCTATGGAGACCTGACAGTTGATGAAAATATAGAATTCTTCGCGGATATTCACGGAGTTAGAAATTTTGCTGATAGAAGGAATGAACTCCTGGAATTTACCCGTCTTACTCCGTTCAGAGACAGACTTGCGGATAAATTATCTGGCGGTATGAAGCAGAAACTTGCTCTGGCCTGCACTCTTATTCACAGACCGAAAATTATTTTTCTGGATGAACCAACCACGGGAGTTGATCCCGTTTCCAGGAGAGATTTCTGGAAAATCTTATCCAATCTATTAAAAGAGAGAATTACCATCTTTATGTCTACGCCCTACCTAGACGAAGCTGAAAGATGTAATACGATTGCTATGATGAATAAAGGCGAAATTATCAGCTTTGATACACCCGCAGGAATTAAAGATTCGATGGATATGCAGATTCTGGAGATTGTTTGTACACCGGCGCGAACCGCATATAATCTTATTAAAGCGAATTCCGGATTCGAAGTTCAAATGTTTGGCGACCGGCTGAATGTTGTGGTAAAAAATCCAACCTCCGATTATGAAATCATAAAAAAAATTTTTGCCGAACACTCCATTATTGATGTTGACAGGAGAGTTGTTTCCCCGTCTCTGGAAAATGTATTTATCTCAAGAATGAGCGGCTGA
- a CDS encoding efflux RND transporter periplasmic adaptor subunit — translation MKKRNAFLLLATGIFLSACGNNESDSYIEATGTIESTNVTISSKSPGEIISMLVDEGSLIAPGDTILVIDNEATGYQLKQAEASVKIAEAQLSLMLKGARKEDVKFAEENMKQSQASFNLAKDDYVRYTKLWESGTITKKQFDEISTRFQIAEAQQAAASENYEKIKKIFRPEEIEQAEAGLQKAKASAELLKKNIRDCYVVSPVSGTVIKKFVERGETVTPMSSLVKISDLFKVHLTIYVSETELGKIKPGQKSEVTIDTYPDKVYEGRVTFISSEAEFTPKNIQTKDERTKLVFAVKIEISNKDFELKPGMPADARIIL, via the coding sequence ATGAAAAAGCGTAATGCTTTCTTGCTGCTTGCAACCGGAATTTTTCTATCTGCTTGCGGAAATAATGAAAGCGACAGTTATATAGAAGCCACCGGCACTATTGAATCTACTAATGTAACTATAAGTTCAAAGAGCCCCGGAGAGATCATAAGCATGCTGGTTGATGAAGGAAGTCTTATTGCGCCCGGAGACACAATATTGGTTATAGACAACGAAGCTACCGGATATCAGTTAAAACAGGCCGAAGCTTCTGTTAAGATAGCAGAAGCACAGTTAAGCCTGATGCTTAAGGGTGCGCGTAAAGAAGACGTTAAATTCGCAGAAGAAAATATGAAACAAAGTCAGGCCTCCTTTAATCTCGCTAAAGACGATTATGTCAGATATACAAAACTTTGGGAGTCCGGTACTATTACTAAAAAACAATTCGATGAGATTAGCACACGTTTTCAAATCGCGGAAGCCCAGCAGGCAGCTGCCAGTGAAAATTACGAAAAGATAAAAAAAATATTCCGTCCCGAAGAGATCGAACAGGCGGAGGCTGGCCTGCAAAAAGCAAAAGCTTCAGCCGAACTGTTAAAGAAAAATATAAGGGATTGTTATGTCGTTTCACCCGTCAGCGGAACCGTTATCAAAAAATTTGTTGAGAGAGGGGAAACTGTAACTCCAATGTCCTCCCTCGTAAAAATATCTGATCTATTCAAAGTTCATCTCACTATTTATGTATCCGAAACCGAACTTGGAAAAATTAAGCCCGGTCAAAAATCTGAAGTTACCATAGACACCTACCCGGATAAAGTATATGAGGGGAGAGTCACCTTTATTTCATCAGAGGCGGAGTTCACACCCAAGAATATTCAGACGAAAGACGAACGTACAAAACTCGTCTTCGCCGTGAAAATAGAAATTTCTAATAAAGATTTCGAATTAAAACCAGGTATGCCTGCCGATGCCAGGATAATTCTGTAA
- a CDS encoding TetR/AcrR family transcriptional regulator — translation MKEIIIEFGAEKFFKEGFHKVTMEEISAELRMSKKTIYKHFQSKDELVHEIMKYFMSHMKSMILPVLNSDKNAVEKLEGLMGVLVTASQKVSSKMIEDIRRHFPARWSEIDKFRTEMMFGNLTRVIDQGKREGLFLNYPTEIVMTAFVAAMRSVVNPEFILDNNFSIKEAAVTAFRIVIGGIVTDKGKKLLAKKEKDLK, via the coding sequence ATGAAGGAAATAATAATTGAGTTCGGCGCCGAAAAATTTTTTAAAGAGGGGTTTCATAAGGTTACAATGGAAGAAATTTCTGCCGAATTGCGCATGAGCAAAAAAACCATCTATAAGCATTTTCAATCCAAGGACGAGCTAGTTCATGAGATAATGAAATATTTTATGAGCCATATGAAATCTATGATTCTTCCCGTGCTGAATAGTGATAAGAATGCGGTAGAAAAACTTGAAGGCCTAATGGGAGTGCTCGTAACAGCATCCCAGAAAGTGAGCTCGAAAATGATAGAGGATATCAGGCGTCATTTCCCCGCCCGCTGGAGCGAAATAGATAAGTTCAGAACCGAGATGATGTTTGGAAATTTAACAAGAGTAATTGACCAGGGAAAACGGGAAGGACTGTTTCTTAATTACCCGACTGAAATTGTGATGACTGCTTTTGTTGCGGCAATGAGATCGGTTGTAAACCCGGAATTTATACTCGACAACAATTTTTCAATTAAAGAAGCCGCAGTAACCGCATTCAGAATTGTAATCGGGGGGATAGTAACCGATAAAGGAAAAAAACTTTTAGCAAAAAAAGAAAAGGACTTGAAATGA
- a CDS encoding methyltransferase domain-containing protein, whose protein sequence is MKEAWNQKYSTEEYKYGKEPNQFLKSELPGFKPGRILFVGEGEGRNAVYAATLGWFVDAIDFSDEGKRKAEKLAGEYSVNINYRVLDFSEFTPVLNYYDAVGLFFVHPEEEQRYELFEKLMNSLAPGGIIIFECFAKEQLGYSSGGPKCEEQLYSLEEVVNYFIDLDFIKLSREIVFLKEGTGHRGEGMIIRLLAAKSNN, encoded by the coding sequence TTGAAAGAAGCTTGGAATCAAAAATACTCTACAGAGGAGTATAAGTACGGAAAAGAACCGAATCAATTTTTGAAATCCGAACTCCCCGGCTTTAAACCGGGCAGAATATTATTTGTCGGCGAAGGAGAAGGGCGCAACGCGGTATATGCCGCTACCCTTGGCTGGTTTGTTGATGCAATCGATTTTTCGGATGAAGGAAAGCGCAAAGCAGAAAAACTTGCCGGGGAGTATTCTGTAAACATCAACTACCGGGTACTCGATTTCTCGGAATTTACTCCCGTGTTGAATTATTATGATGCCGTGGGTCTATTCTTTGTTCATCCCGAAGAGGAACAGCGTTATGAACTGTTCGAAAAATTAATGAACTCATTAGCTCCTGGCGGAATAATAATTTTCGAATGTTTTGCTAAGGAACAGCTTGGGTATTCATCTGGAGGGCCCAAGTGCGAGGAACAACTCTATTCACTCGAAGAAGTTGTAAATTATTTTATCGATCTGGATTTTATTAAGCTCTCCCGGGAAATAGTATTTCTGAAAGAAGGAACGGGCCACCGGGGCGAGGGGATGATAATTCGCTTATTAGCCGCGAAGTCAAACAACTGA